The Pirellulales bacterium genomic sequence GTTGAAAGACCAGGCCGAAATTGGCGAAACCACTCCCCGGGTTAAAGGGGAGACCACCAGGCGATTCGACTCCGCCACCGCTACCCGGCTTTTGCGGAGTGCTGTTCACGGTAATGGCAGCACCGCTCTCAAAGGTCACAACACCGCCTAGGTTCGTAACATTGATATGTCCACCTAGGTCGATCGTGTCGGACCCGAACGACTGAGGAAAAGATATTGAGTTGCCGTCATCGAATAACTCTGCTGAAAGCACCGAGTGGAACAAGAAATATTCCCCGCCGCTTGCCCAAGCATTCTCGGCCGAGAGAGCGAGTGACAATAGCGCCGCAATGCAGAAAAGTGCCGGCCCACAAAGTCGCCCAAGTGCGCCCCATCTGTAAAGAGGCGGAAAGCCTGCCTTAATATATGGGACCGAAGCAAATAACCGCGGCACAGCGGTGGCGCAACATTCGATGAAGTGCATGAGTTGCCACAATACAAAGAGTGCGGAGGACGCAATCGAGAAGTAACGCGACTTGATTTTGCGTTGGCTAGCGTTCTCCGGGGGGCAACTCAGTGATGTGGAGTCTAACTCGCAAGGAAGGGATTACAAGCAGTTCCCCCGTCAAACCGCCCCGCCGTCCGAAGTGGCACCAAGATCTCGGCAATCGTTTCATGTCCGGAATTCGAATTCTGGCCTGGTATTCCCTTACGTGGCCGGCGCCCTGCCGTGTGGCTTGACCCTGCGCACAGCGCGTGTTATCCCACGTGGCGTGAAATACGAGCCGCTCCTGCACATCGTTCTCTTTCAGCCCGAGATTCCCCATAACACCGGGAGCGTCGGTCGCACGTGCGTTGCCGCCGGGGCGAAGCTGTGGCTCGTCCGCCCACTCGGCTTCCGGTTGGACGATTACTACCTGCGCCGCGCGGGCCTGGACTATTGGCCCCATCTCGAGTGGGAAGCGGTCGACGATTGGCAAGCGCTGTGCGCCAAGCTGCCGGCGAGCGAAGGGTACTATTACTTCACCAAAACCGCCGCGCGCAGCTACACGACGGTCAACTATCAAGTGGGGGACGTGCTCGTCTTCGGCAGCGAATCGCAAGGCTTGCCGGCGAGTATCCTGGAACCGAACCGCGAGCGCGCCTTGCGCATCCCAATCCGGCCGGCGGCGCGCAGCTTGAACCTGTCGAATTCCGTCGCCATCGTCACGTTCGAGGCACGCCGGCAATGGGAACACAAGGGCGCGCGGCCGCTGCCGGGCGAGGCCGGAGATAGCTAAGTCCACGCCGTCAATTGCATCAAAACACCAACAGAAGAAATCGTCATGCCTTCGATCACCGCCGACAAACTGACCGATTTCGCCGCCGCGCTTTTGACGGCCGGAGGGCTCAGCCGGGACGAAGCCGCGCTCGTGGCGCGCAGCCTGGTGGCCGCCAACCTCCGCGGCCACGATTCGCACGGTGTCATGCGCGTGCCGTATTACCTCGACCAGGTTGCCAAGGGCGAACTACGGCCGGGCGCGACGATGACCATCTTGAACGAGTCCCCTGCCCTGCTCATGGCCGATGGCCACTGGGGATTCGGCCAGTCGCTCGCCCGCGACTTGACGAGCCACCTGATCGCCAAAGCGCGGAAATCGGCCGTCTGTGTCGGCACGTTGATCCACAGCGGCCACATCGGCCGCTTGGGTGAATATTGCGAGCAAGCCGCGGATGCTGGCATGGTCTCGCTGGTGATGGTCAACACGCATGGGGCCGCGCGACGCGTCGCGCCCGTCGGCGGCACGGCGCCACGGCTGGGAACGAATCCTTTGGCCTTCGGCGTGCCGAGCGAACAGGGAACACTCGTTCTCGACTTCGGCACAAGCGCCACGGCCGAAGGCAAGGTGCGGGTGAAGAAGATCGCCGGCCAGACGTGCCCCGACGGTTGGTTGCTCGATGCCGAAGGCCACCCGACGAACGATCCCAATACGCTCTACGGCAATCCGCCCGGCACGATTCGCCCGATGGGAGGGGATCAGGCGTATAAAGGTTTCGGCCTGGCGCTGATGATCGAGGTGCTGGCCGGCGCCCTTTCGCGCGGCGTGACGATTCGTGAAAAGCCGATCAACCAGCTCGGCAACTGCGTGTTCATGTTGGTGATGGCGCCCGACCGTATGTGTGGCGACGAACATTTTGGCGCCGAGGTCGCGCAATTGGTCGAGTTCGTGCGCGGTTGCCCGCGCGCCGCAGGAGTCGACGCGATTCAACTCCCGGGCGATCCTGAACGTCGCGTGCTCGCAACCCGCCAGGCGACTGGTATTCCGCTCGACGACGGTAACTGGCGAGCGCTCGTGGACCTGGCGGCGAAGTTGAACGTCCCCTGCCCTGTCTAGTTTCGATTGCTTACTTTGCACTCTCGCGTAAAGGGACATGCCTGGTGCTATGAACCGTGCGACTCTCAAGTTCCTGTTGCTACACGCTCTACTCATGGCGATGCCGCCAGGCGCTCGCGCCGCCGAAACGCAAGTGCGCCAGCCGGAATTCCTCGAGCAATACGCCGCGACCTACCGCTTCAGCCTCGGCCGGCCGGCTGGCATCCAGATCACGCGCGCCGGTGATGCGGTGCTGTTTTTGCGATCCGGGCCGCGCAGTTTCGTGCGCGACCTGTACGAATTTGACGTCGCCAAAGGGACCGAACGGCTGCTGGCCTCGGCCGACAAACTATTGGCCGGCTCGCAGGAAGAGTTGAGCGATGAAGAAAAAGCCCGCCGCGAGCGAATGCGTCTGGCCGCGAAGGGAATCGCGTCGTTCGAGTTGTCGCACGATGGGCGTCGGCTGCTCATCCCGCTGTCGGGCCGGCTGTTTCTTGTCGA encodes the following:
- a CDS encoding tRNA (cytidine(34)-2'-O)-methyltransferase, encoding MKYEPLLHIVLFQPEIPHNTGSVGRTCVAAGAKLWLVRPLGFRLDDYYLRRAGLDYWPHLEWEAVDDWQALCAKLPASEGYYYFTKTAARSYTTVNYQVGDVLVFGSESQGLPASILEPNRERALRIPIRPAARSLNLSNSVAIVTFEARRQWEHKGARPLPGEAGDS
- a CDS encoding Ldh family oxidoreductase, producing the protein MPSITADKLTDFAAALLTAGGLSRDEAALVARSLVAANLRGHDSHGVMRVPYYLDQVAKGELRPGATMTILNESPALLMADGHWGFGQSLARDLTSHLIAKARKSAVCVGTLIHSGHIGRLGEYCEQAADAGMVSLVMVNTHGAARRVAPVGGTAPRLGTNPLAFGVPSEQGTLVLDFGTSATAEGKVRVKKIAGQTCPDGWLLDAEGHPTNDPNTLYGNPPGTIRPMGGDQAYKGFGLALMIEVLAGALSRGVTIREKPINQLGNCVFMLVMAPDRMCGDEHFGAEVAQLVEFVRGCPRAAGVDAIQLPGDPERRVLATRQATGIPLDDGNWRALVDLAAKLNVPCPV